From a single Brassica napus cultivar Da-Ae chromosome C9, Da-Ae, whole genome shotgun sequence genomic region:
- the LOC111205747 gene encoding uncharacterized protein LOC111205747, protein MEVLCICGQWISKEYLQWEFLVDLKRNASIISIEEDLLYEDLMKIVSEDFSVKEEEISLSYGVSTVPLNALPDFSPVHIGLLRSLLYEGVSTVPLNALPNFSPVHIGLSPTTRGAGDIKVNSYFKTKRELMLRMKKWALEWKFEYKTVSSNKSRVLLSCVDENCTWRMRAIKLPLSDFFVVKKYVHEHTCDTTHRKANHGQASAKLLGSLICSNYGEKKEGVKPKQIIEQVRMLHGVHINYKQAWRVREEAQILVRGTPEDSYYNLSRWLYKITETNPGSLTYQHVDAAGKFKYAFVAFGTSIRGFSLMRRVIAVDGTFLKGKFNGTLLAACAQDENYHLYPLAFAVVDAENGASWKWFFRGLSQKIPDASDLVFVSDRANSISSALEDVYPLSHHGICRIHLLRNITPTYAKTGLLPLVESAADAYTCHEFWLIFKDIKDKCPELAKYLEDSDFRKWARSYAPANKYNIMTTNIAESLNSMLRMPHELPIISLLETIRLTMTTWAAMLLNVYQVDRSEFEVKNETMKFVVDLEKRHCTCNVFDIDKIPCIHAIAAAKHIKRDENLFVDASHLTETWAKAYAESIHPGGELSTSTYPENIDELSCSPPATKKKSGRPPTKRKRSVGEFGFLDLNLSPTSAADVAQEGTTRAHARGL, encoded by the exons ATGGAAGTTTTGTGCATCTGTGGACAATGGATCTCAAAAGAATATCTCCAGTGGGAGTTTCTTGTTGATTTGAAGAGGAATGCATCAATCATTTCCATAGAAGAAGATCTACTGTATGAAGATTTGATGAAGATTGTCTCTGAAGATTTTAGTGTTAAAGAGGAAGAAATCAGTTTGAGTTATG GTGTTTCTACAGTTCCTCTGAATGCTCTTCCGGATTTTAGTCCTGTCCATATTGGACTTTTGCGG AGTCTTCTATATGAAGGTGTTTCTACAGTTCCTCTGAATGCTCTTCCGAATTTTAGCCCTGTCCATATTGGACTTTCACCAACCACGAGAGGAGCTGGCGATATTAAGGTGAATAGCTATTTTAAGACAAAGAGAGAGTtgatgttgaggatgaagaaatgggcTTTAGAGTGGAAGTTTGAGTACAAGACTGTCTCTTCTAACAAGTCAAGAGTGCTTTTGAGTTGTGTTGATGAAAATTGCACGTGGAGGATGCGTGCTATCAAGCTacctctttcagattttttcgttGTTAAAAAGTATGTTCATGAGCATACATGCGATACAACACACAGGAAAGCCAACCACGGACAAGCATCTGCAAAGTTGTTGGGTTCTTTGATTTGCAGCAATTATGGAGAAAAAAAGGAAGGTGTCAAACCGAAACAGATCATTGAACAGGTCAGGATGCTGCATGGTGTTCACATCAATTACAAACAAGCTTGGAGAGTGAGAGAAGAAGCTCAGATTTTGGTTAGAGGGACTCCTGAAGACAGCTATTACAATTTGTCTAGGTGGTTGTATAAAATCACAGAAACAAACCCTGGTTCCTTGACTTATCAACATGTGGATGCTGCAGGAAAGTTCAAGTATGCATTTGTGGCTTTTGGTACTTCGATAAGGGGATTCTCATTGATGAGGAGAGTTATTGCAGTAGATGGTACATTTCTGAAGGGAAAATTCAATGGGACTTTATTGGCAGCTTGTGCTCAAGATGAGAATTATCATCTATATCCTCTCGCCTTTGCAGTGGTTGACGCAGAAAATGGCGCCTCTTGGAAATGGTTCTTTAGAGGTTTGAGCCAGAAGATCCCGGACGCTTCGGATCTTGTTTTTGTATCAGACAGGGCTAACTCCATTTCTTCAGCGTTGGAGGATGTATATCCCTTATCTCACCATGGAATTTGCAGGATCCATCTGCTCCGCAACATCACTCCTACATATGCGAAGACTGGGTTGCTACCTCTGGTGGAAAGCGCTGCTGATGCCTATACGTGTCACGAGTTCTGGTTAATCTTCAAGGACATAAAGGATAAATGTCCTGAATTGGCTAAGTATCTGGAAGATTCTGATTTTAGGAAGTGGGCACGAAGCTATGCGCCTGCGAACAAGTATAATATCATGACTACCAACATTGCAGAGTCTCTCAATTCTATGTTGAGGATGCCTCATGAGTTGCCCATTATCTCTCTCCTTGAAACTATCAGATTGACGATGACCACTTG GGCCGCAATGTTGTTGAATGTGTATCAAGTTGATCGAAGCGAGTTTGAGGTGAAGAATGAAACAATGAAGTTTGTTGTTGACTTGGAGAAGCGGCATTGCACATGTAATGTTTTCGACATTGACAAGATCCCCTGCATCCATGCCATCGCTGCTGCTAAGCATATCAAGAGAGATGAAAACCTTTTTGTTGATGCTTCTCACTTGACAGAAACGTGGGCTAAAGCTTATGCTGAAAGCATACATCCTGGTGGAGAGTTGTCAACGTCCACCTATCCAGAGAATATTGATGAACTGTCTTGCTCACCTCCagctaccaaaaagaaaagtggACGCCCTcctacaaagagaaagagatccgtTGGCGAGTTTGGGTTCCTGGATCTAAATCTCAGTCCCACAAGTGCAGCAGATGTGGCACAGGAGGGCACAACAAGAGCACATGCGAGAGGCCTATAG
- the LOC111205157 gene encoding uncharacterized protein LOC111205157 isoform X2, with protein MMDKVEVFYNNGWSSGQISMVLGDNTYSVCLYTSMETILFKHSDLRIHREWKDGVWKMADKVKPDKKRKAAASSQNSGMDNVFLRRSERVPKRSRDTKTPFKSERNPALTVIHEIIPAVDPFSTPAEHKLSRLQNWMTLKPGMHETSLSINDNKIRKSFFQSMENAKKDLKKEHIDGAFAMLNCRRNENAAWFHNYKIPKACFLPMEFLHCSLSHDLAYKKEKVKGKKIFNDLFKDIVRGKVYPEKTWGEDVDVVYGITLGKKSNVWIGMEIHLKKKRITVYDCFQKESNSIDIPQVKKLAVLISDLLVESSGDEVDKVKMIPFEVEQAQGLPKTKHPFNCGIFLVKILECQSLKIGDMTKINDDNALKLRRTLSCEIFNQFVDESFGK; from the exons ATGATGGATAAGGTAGAAGTCTTTTACAACAATGGCTGGAGCAGCGGACAAATTAGCATGGTACTTGGTGATAACACATACTCGGTGTGTCTCTATACTTCTATGGAAACTATTCTATTCAAACATTCAGATTTGCGAATTCATAGAGAATGGAAAGATGGAGTCTGGAAGATGGCAGATAAG GTGAAGCCTGATAAGAAAAGGAAAGCTGCTGCCTCATCACAAAATTCAGGAATGgataatgttttcctaagaagGAGCGAGAGGGTGCCTAAACGATCTAGAGACACAAAAACTCCATTCAAGTCTGAAAGAAATCCGGCTTTAACTGTAATACATGAGATTATACCTGCAGTTGATCCGTTTTCAACTCCTGCGGAACATAAGCTTTCAAGGCTTCAAAATTGGATGACATTAAAGCCCGGCATGCATGAAAC GTCCCTATCAATCAATGATAATAAGATAAGGAAATCTTTCTTTCAAAGCATGGAAAATGCAAAAAAGGACCTTAAGAAAGAG cacatTGATGGAGCCTTTGCAATGCTAAATTGCAGAAGAAATGAGAATGCTGCTTGGTTCCACAACTACAAGATTCCAAAGGCGTGCTTCCTACCTATGGAGTTCTTGCATTGCTCTCTCTCTCATGATTTGGCttacaagaaagaaaaggtcaaaggtaaaaagattttcaacgatttatttaaagatattgtAAGAGGGAAGGTATATCCAGAGAAGACATGGGGAGAAGATGTTGATGTTGTGTATGGGATTACTCTTGGAAAAAAAAGCAATGTCTGGATTGGGATGGAAattcatttgaagaagaaaagaatcacaGTATATGATTGTTTTCAAAAGGAAAGCAACAGCATTGATATTCCTCAAGTGAAAAAGTTGGCAG TGTTGATTTCTGATCTGCTGGTGGAATCTTCTGGTGATGAGGTAGATAAAGTGAAGATGATTCCATTTGAGGTTGAGCAGGCACAAGGTTTACCCAAGACAAAACATCCTTTCAACTGTGGGATATTTCTTGTCAAGATTCTGGAGTGCCAGTCATTGAAGATAGGAGACATGACAAAGATTAATGATGACAATGCATTGAAGCTAAGGAGAACCTTGTCTTGTGAGATCTTCAACCAATTTGTGGATGAGAGCTTTGGGAAATGA